From Armatimonadota bacterium, a single genomic window includes:
- a CDS encoding ATP-binding protein, with product MRVKIRLFLPSVIFAVLVTFLVTVIVQSAGLLFSVWIRWLICAVLLVMLCFAYARASTLKAKRAARLSQAIKQIASGSESFDQRVILDEFGHDLANTVISLSESIRVLRREKRQGMIVIESMADGVITVDAQGRIMLCNAAARRICGVDESQIGVQLEDTDVHPEITRLAYESMSGRCVLSSEIRLPGWPQRVISIRAAWYRQASSSEDSALIILHDLTDVRRHEMNQREFVANVSHELKTPITAVRTTAEALLAGAKNDEDFVDRFLNSIISESDRLSSLIEDLLDIARRDSGITKTEKSTCFVSEIISRAVRVINPQAVSKNISVDITAPDDLVGYCDEAQAVQMVRNLVDNAVKYTAEGGHVSVEAKTHGSGIEITVADTGIGIPQGEIDRIFERFYRVDKARSRRLGGTGLGLAIVKDIVESHGGKIDVRTQLGKGSSFTVTLPGRDDWLPVEDT from the coding sequence GTGAGGGTGAAGATTAGGCTCTTTCTTCCAAGTGTCATATTTGCCGTATTGGTGACTTTCCTGGTGACTGTCATTGTGCAATCAGCAGGCCTGCTGTTTTCTGTATGGATCAGGTGGTTGATATGCGCGGTTCTGCTTGTAATGCTTTGCTTTGCCTATGCGCGTGCTTCGACTTTGAAAGCCAAACGCGCAGCGCGCTTATCGCAGGCGATCAAACAAATCGCCTCGGGTTCGGAATCTTTCGATCAACGCGTCATATTGGATGAGTTTGGTCACGACCTGGCTAATACAGTTATAAGCCTCAGCGAGAGCATAAGGGTGCTCAGGCGCGAAAAGCGCCAGGGCATGATTGTGATAGAAAGTATGGCTGACGGTGTCATCACAGTCGATGCTCAGGGTCGTATTATGCTGTGCAATGCCGCGGCTCGTCGAATATGCGGTGTAGATGAGTCACAGATCGGAGTGCAGCTCGAGGACACCGACGTGCATCCTGAAATCACCAGACTGGCGTATGAGTCCATGTCCGGCAGGTGCGTTCTGAGTTCTGAAATCAGGCTTCCCGGCTGGCCGCAGCGAGTGATAAGCATTCGAGCCGCATGGTATCGGCAGGCGAGTTCGTCGGAGGATAGCGCGCTTATCATATTGCACGACCTTACGGACGTCCGGCGTCACGAGATGAACCAGAGAGAGTTTGTTGCCAATGTCAGCCATGAGCTAAAGACACCGATTACGGCAGTCAGGACAACGGCGGAAGCGCTGCTTGCAGGCGCAAAAAACGATGAAGATTTTGTGGACAGGTTTCTGAACTCCATCATCTCGGAGAGCGATAGACTGTCATCGTTGATCGAGGACTTGCTGGATATCGCAAGGCGAGATTCGGGCATCACAAAGACTGAGAAATCTACCTGCTTTGTATCGGAGATTATCAGCCGCGCTGTAAGGGTAATCAATCCGCAGGCTGTAAGCAAGAACATATCGGTCGATATCACTGCTCCCGATGACCTGGTAGGTTATTGTGATGAAGCGCAGGCGGTGCAAATGGTCCGCAACCTGGTGGATAACGCGGTCAAATATACCGCCGAGGGCGGGCATGTCTCAGTCGAGGCTAAGACGCATGGATCGGGGATTGAGATAACGGTCGCCGACACCGGTATCGGCATTCCGCAGGGCGAGATAGATCGTATCTTCGAGCGTTTTTATCGGGTAGATAAGGCTCGGTCCCGGCGCCTGGGAGGCACTGGGCTTGGCCTGGCTATCGTTAAAGATATAGTTGAGTCTCACGGCGGCAAGATCGACGTGCGCACTCAACTCGGCAAAGGCAGCTCATTTACAGTTACACTGCCCGGCAGGGATGACTGGCTGCCGGTTGAAGACACCTGA